The Caretta caretta isolate rCarCar2 chromosome 10, rCarCar1.hap1, whole genome shotgun sequence genome has a window encoding:
- the LOC125643847 gene encoding uncharacterized protein LOC125643847, with product MKDRGHNRDPKQCRVKLKELRQAYQKTREANGRSGSEPQTCRFYDELHAILEGSATTTPAVLFDSFNGDGGNTEAGFGDEEDDDDDDDDEVVDSSQQASRETGFPDSQELFLTLDLEPVPPKPTQGYLLDPAGGEGTSATCVSMITGSSPSQRLVKLRKKKKRTRDEMFSELMLSSHTDRARMNAWRQIMSECRRAQNDREERWRAEESKWRAEDRAEAQMWRQRGERRQDSMLRLLEDQTSMLQCMVELQQRQLEHRLPLLPLCNQPPSSPSSIASTPRRPRMRWGGLRPNSHSTTEDCPKKRRLSFNKF from the exons atgaaggacagaggccataacagggacccgaagcagtgccgcgtgaaactgaaggagctgaggcaagcctaccagaaaaccagagaggcgaacggccgctccgggtcagagccccaaacatgccgcttctatgatgagctgcatgccattttagagggttcagccaccactaccccagccgtgttgtttgactccttcaatggagatggaggcaatacggaagcaggttttggggacgaagaagatgatgatgatgatgatgatgatgaggtagtagatagctcacagcaagcaagcagagaaaccggttttcccgacagccaggaactgtttctcaccctggacctggagccagtaccccccaaacccacccaaggctacctcctggacccagcaggcggagaagggacctccg ctacatgtgtttcaatgatcacaggatcttctccttcccagaggctagtgaagcttagaaagaaaaaaaaacgtacTCGCGacgaaatgttctccgagctcatgctgtcctcccacactgacagagcacggatgaatgcgtggaggcaaataatgtcagagtgcaggagagcacaaaatgaccgggaggagaggtggcgggctgaagagagtaagtggcgggctgaagacagggctgaagctcaaatgtggcggcagcgtggtgagaggaggcaggattcaatgctgaggctgctggaggaccaaaccagtatgctccagtgtatggttgagctgcagcaaaggcagctggagcacagactgccactgctgcccctctgtaaccaaccgccctcctccccaagttccatagcctccacacccagacgcccaagaatgcggtgggggggcctccggccaaacagccactccaccacagaggattgcccaaaaaaaagaaggctgtcattcaataaattttaa